TGAGCAAACATTACAGCTGGTAATCGATATCAAGGAAAACTACGAACAGGTATTGGCTAAATTATTGGCAGATTTGAAGGGCAACGAATCTATATTCGACCAGCAGAAAAATCCTTCCGCCATTAAAATTGTCGTCAGCGGTGAAATCCCGCCGCCGGAAAAGTTCGACAATTATCCATCGATGATTTATTTTGATGGCCGGCCGGAAAAAGATTATACGCCGGCACAGCTCAAACATATTGGGATGATCAGCCAGGATATAAAACAGTATTCTGTTTGGAATGGTAAAGGTACGCCTACCCCACCCGACCTTGAAAAGATGAAATCTGTGATAGACAAAGCGCATAAATTGGGCAAACCCTTTCGTTTCTGGGCAACCAAAGACAGTCCCAACAGCTGGAAGGAGCTTGGCCACATGGGGGTAGACTGGATCAATACAGACCATCCTACGGCGCTAAAGAGTTTCTATTTAAACAGCGCTAAAGTCGAATACGCAAATCCAAATGCCTACGTTCCCTATCAGCCAACCTATAAAAATGATGGTGCAACGAGCAAGGTCAAGAACGTTATTTTACTCATTGGTGATGGCATGGGCTTGGCCCAAATACAAGCTGGTTTAAGTGCCAATTTTGGTCAGTCCAATATCATCAACATGAAACATATTGGTCTTTCACGCACCGAAGCATCCAATTCGGATTTTACCGACTCCGCTGCGGGCGGGACAGCTTTGGCGACAGGGCACAAAACAAATAATAGGTACATCGGTGTGGACGCCAATGGCCAACCAATCAGTTCGATTCCAGACACACTGGCTCAGCATGGGATCAAAAGCGGTATAATCAGTGCCGGAGATATTACCGATGCTACCCCTGCGGCATTTTATGCGCACCAGATCGACCGGACTATGTCGGAGGAAATTGCAGCAGATTTCAAAAATAGTCATGTGGATATTTTAGTGGGTTCGCGTCGCGAAAGCTTTATTAAAAACAAGGATAACACGCTGATGAAGCAACTGGCGGCAAAAGGTTATCAGCTTCAGCAAAATTTAGATGATTTCGAAAAAGCGACATCGGGCAAGCAGCTGGTGCTCCTGGCGGATTCTGCGACACGAAGAATACTCGATGGACGAGGAGAAATGTTAAAAACTTCGCTCTCAAAAACGATTGAGCTTTTGTCTAAAAATGATAAGGGCTTCTTTATCATGGCCGAGGGTGCACAAATTGACTATGGAGCCCATGCCAACGATCTCCCCTATGTTGTTACCGAGCAGCATGACTTTGATCGGCTTGTCGGGGAAGCCCTAAAATTTGCTGACCAAGATGGTGAAACACTCGTCATTGTCACTGCAGATCACGAAACTGGTGGACTTTCCCTATTGGATGCCAATTATAAAAAAGGAACGATAAGAGGAAATTTCAGCAGCGATGACCACACCAACATTATGGTACCTGTCTTTGCTTATGGTCCAGGCGCACAGCATTTTATTGGTATCTACAACAATACAGCAGTTTTTAAAAAGATTATCCAGGCCTATCAGTTGAAATAATCAATTTGAAGCCTTCATACAACGCAAAACCCCTCGGTATAAACACCGAGGGGTTTCATTTTTATAGTTGATCAATTTAAATCTTCGCCTCGCCCCGGATCGCATGCTTAGAACAGCGACTTTGAAAGCTATTGCGCTTTAATGTTCAGTTTATGGTGATTAAATTGCTTGGCACTTATCTGCCAACCAGTTCTTTTCCTCCGCATTAAGATGCGTTGATAACTGATCAAAAACCCATTGATTATAATTATTCAACCAGGCAATATGTTTCTTATCCAATAAGGATTTCTCGATCAAATCAGTTGCGATATAACATATCGTTAATGTCTCAAAGTCCAAGAAGTCTCCAAATTCGGAAGAACCTGCTTTACGGGTCAATACTAAGTTTTCAATACGGATCCCATGTTTGCCTACACGGTACAATCCAGGCTCTATTGAAGTAATCATGCCAGGTTCAACCGCAACATCGATTGCCGCCGGGTTAAACACCTGAGGCCCTTCATGCACATTCAGAAAAAAGCCTACCCCATGTCCGGTACCATGCCCATAGTTGCGTAACGTTTCCCACAATGGGCGACGGGTAATTGCATCGATCTGATAGCCGCGCGTTCCAGTCGGAAAAATGGCCTGAGAGCCTTCTATCGTTCCTTTGAGCACCAATGTATAATCTCCTTTCTCCTCTTGGGTCGCAGCACCCAGGGTTACTACCCGTGTAATATCGGTTGTGCCCGTTTGATATTGCCCTCCAGAATCCACCAATAGCAAACCCTTAGGCTGTAAGATATAGTTTGATTTTTCATTCGCCGAATAGTGCGGTAGCGCACCATGGTCCAAATATCCTGCAATTGTGGTAAAAGAGACGTCAACAAAGCCCTCTTGACTTTCGCGCAACTCGCGCAATTTATCTGCGATAGATAATTCGGAAAGTTCACCGGAAGAAACATTTTCTTCCAGCCACTTAAAGAAACGCGTCAGCGCTACCCCGTCTTTTACAAACGTATGTCGATTATTTTCAATTTCAACTGTATTCTTAATAGCTTTTAAACTCGTCGAAGGATTCGTTTTCTCAACAATTTTAACCTGTTTAGGTACGCTGTCGAAAACGGCAAAACAGGTACGTTTGGGATCAATAAGAATTGAAGCCACATCCAATGCTGAAATCGCTTTAAAGACATCTTCATAGGGCGCCACACGCACACCATAACCTTTCAGTTGCTCCGTCGCCTGAGCGCTTAGCTTCGATGGTTCGATATAAAGTATAGTATCTTCGGTTGTGATCAGTACAAAGCCCAAAACAACAGGGTTACAGGGCACATCCTGACCACGGATGTTTAATAACCAGGCCAGGTCATCCAAAGATGAGATCAGATGAGCTTCCGTTCTATTCTTTTTCATCTCCGCACGAACAGCTTCAATTTTAGAAACCGTTGATTGTCCCGTAATATTTTCATCCAGCAGGTAGGCCTGTGCCTTAGGCAGCGCTGGACGTCCTTCCCATAAGGAAGACAGCAGATCAACATGACCATCTACTGTAATCTCCAAAGGCTCCAAAGTATGCTGAACAGATTGGGCCACCAATAAAGAAGCGAGATTGCCGTCAAAAGCAACTTTAGCGCCAGCACCCAGCTGCTCGCCCAACCAATCAGCGTACTCCGCGGCTCCCTGTGCTTTCAATTTCACCAGTTCAAAACCTGTTCCTGCCAACTGCTCTGCCGCCTGAACAAAGTAGCGCGAATCTGTCCATAGACCAGCAAAATCCTGCGTGATAGCCAAAGTGCCTGCGGATCCTGTAAACCCCGATGCCCACGCTATACATTTGTAACGTTCTGGTAAATATTCACTAATATGAGGGTCTGATGACGGGATAATATAGCCGTCGATTCCCTGAACCTTCATCGCCTCACGAATAGCAGCTAATTTTTCGATATGCTTCATGTCGTTTATACAATTTTACGCAAGTTAGGATTTTTTAGGGGCGAATGCCTAACTTTAAGCCAAATAAAACAAACGAATGCAGCGAACGTTTTCCCCTAAAAATAAGGCAGCGTTCAAGTCATCATGATAAATCCGACGAAATATCCATGATTGCCAGCACGAATGTAGATAACCGTGTTTGGTCGAATCTAATTCAGGATATGAGGATATACCATAGGACAATAAAAAAATAGGATATATGAACCAATTTGTGCTAAGTACGATAGCTTTTTCCACTTACGCGTTAACGACCGTTACCACTCCACTATTTGCACAGGATCTTCGCAGTAAAGTCCAGGATGCTTTTACACAGTTTCAAAATCAGGAAAGCCTCAGGAATGGTTTGAGCTCATTGATCGTTTTCGATGGAAAAACAGGACAAACGGTATTCGCAGCAAATGAAAATATCGGATTGGCAACCGCCTCCACTATGAAGGTAATCACTTCGGCCACGGCATTGGACTTCCTGGGCAAGAATTTTCAGTTCAAAACAACCCTATATTATACCGGTGAAATCGACGAAAACGGAGTGTTAAACGGAAATATTATTGTGACAGGCACGGGTGACCCCACCCTTGGCAGCGCCCGCTACCCAGAGACTCAAGCAACAACAATACTGAACAAGTGGCTTGCAGCAATCCAAAATGCCTGTATCAAAAGTATAAATGGCGCCATCATCGCAGATGACAGGCTTTATAATGGGAACCAGCTTCCGGGCGGATGGATATGGACCGATATGGGGAACTATTACGGTGCAGGAATTTCGTCACTCAATTGGTGTGAAAACGCTTTTGGCGTAAATTTCAGTCCAAGCAATAAGATTGGCGCCAAAGCGGAGATCCTGAGCTATACTAAGCATGTTCCCTACCTGGAAATTATCAACGAAACAACTACGGGTAAAGCTGGAAGTGGCGACAATGTATACGCCTATGCCGCTCCCTATTCAACCAAGATATTTGTGCGCGGCACCTATGGACAGGACCTCAAGAAAACTATCGAGCTCTCTTCGCCCGATCCTGCTTATGATCTCGCTTATCAATTAAATGAAGTACTAAGTAACAACGGTATTCCCGCCAGCGAACTACCAGCTACCGGAACCAAAATGGATTCAGTCGATGTTTCAAAAAAACAAACCCTGGATATCCACCTTTCCCCAACCTTAGACAAAATTGTCTACTGGTTTAACCAAAAGAGCATCAACCTCTACGGAGAAGCCTTATTAAAGGCAATCGCGTATACGACAGCGGGTAAAACCGGGACTGATGAAGGGGCGTATTATATACAGAAATATTGGAATGCCAAACTAGGCATAAAATCCAGTGAACTCAATAACATGGATGGCTCTGGTTTATCACCTCAAAATAGGGTGACCACATCTGCCATGAATAAGATCATGCAGTATGCCCAAAAGCAAAGTTGGTATCCTGCTTTTTACGAAAGTCTTCCCACCTATAACAATATGAAGATGAAAAGCGGAACAATCGGCGGCGTACTTGGTTATACAGGTGTGCATACCAATAAGTCAGGACAGTCGTTTACTTATACATTGCTGGTCAACAACTATTCGGGATCGGCTTCTGTTATGCGGCAGCAGATGTTTAAATTACTGGATGTCCTGAAGTAACATATTATTGTCTAATAATAATAAGATATTGGTAAAAATTTTCAATTATCAAAAAGAATGATAGATTTGTAGCCTTAAATTAATAAAATCGTAATGAGTAACACTAATCGTAAACAGGCAGCATTAAATTACCACTCCATGGGTAGACCTGGTAAAATAGCTGTTGTTCCGACCAAACCAACAAATTCGCAAAGAGACTTATCGTTAGCATATTCTCCTGGTGTAGCGGAGCCATGTTTGGCTATTGCTGAGAACAAAGAAGATGCATATAAATATACCGCAAAAGGAAACCTTGTTGCCGTTATCAGTAATGGTACAGCAGTATTGGGTTTAGGCGATATCGGTGCCCAAGCTGGTAAACCAGTTATGGAAGGTAAAGGTTTATTATTCAAAATTTTTGCCGACATTGATGTATTTGACATTGAAGTGGACACCAAAAATGTGGATGAGTTCGTCAACATTGTCAAAGCATTGGAACCTACTTTTGGAGGTATCAACCTGGAAGATATCAAAGCACCGGAGTGTTTTGAAATCGAACGCCGTTTAAAAGAAGAAATGAACATCCCTGTGATGCACGATGATCAACATGGTACGGCAATCATCTCAGGTGCAGCATTGATCAACGCCTGTGAAATTATCGGTAAAGATATTTCAAAAGTAAAAATCGTCGTCAATGGTGCTGGAGCAGCTGCAATGTCATGTACGGCAATGTATATTTCAGTTGGTGCTAGCAAAGAAAATATCGTCATGCTGGATAGCAAAGGTGTCATCCGTAAAGATAGGGAAAATCTGGATGGTATGAAGGCACAATATGCAACAGATCGCGATATCCGTACGCTGGCAGATGCTGTAAAAGATTCGGATGTATTTATCGGTCTATCGGCAGCAGACGTCATGTCGGCAGAAATGTTGTTATCGATGGCTCCAAACCCAATTGTATTGGCGATGGCAAATCCAAATCCTGAGATTGCTTACGATTTGGCCATGGCGACACGCAACGATATCATCATGGGTACGGGTCGTTCAGACTATCCTAACCAAGTAAACAATGTATTGGGGTTCCCATATATCTTCCGAGGTGCGTTGGACGTACGTGCAACTTCTATCAATGAAGAAATGAAAATTGCGGCAGTACGTGCGATTGCTGATTTGGCGAAACAACCCGTTCCGGAAGAAGTTAATCAGGCTTACAACACCAATAACTTAAAATTCTCAGAAGAGTATATTATTCCAAAACCTACAGATCCACGTTTGATCACGGAAGTTTCTATGGCTGTTGCGAAAGCCGCTATCGCATCAGGTGTAGCAAAGACCGTAATAGAAGATTGGGATCAATACAGCGATGCGCTACGTAAACGCCTGGGTAAGGACGATGCCATCATGCGTAACCTGACCATGGCAGCGAAAAGGGATCCGAAGCGCGTTGTTTTTGCGGAAGCAGACAATTACAAAACACTGCGCGCGGCACAGATTGTCAAAGAAGAGGGCATCGCGGTTCCTATTCTTTTGGGCCGAAAAGATAAAATCGAACGCCTAATTAAAGAATATGCTTTTGAATTGGATGGTCTCGAAATCATCGACCCCGTTGCTGAAGTAGATGGTGAAACAGAGCGTTCCAAGAAATTTATCGAGCATCTGTACATCAAAAGACAACGCCGTGGTATATCGAAATATGATGCCCGTAAGTTGATGTATGACCGCAACTATTTTGGAGCCTCTTTAGTGGAATTTGGCGAAGCTGATACATTAATTTCTGGGATGACCAAAAATTACGCGAATACGATTCGTCCGGCATTGCATGTGATCGGGGCTAAACCAGGAAGTCGCGTAGCAGGAATGTATATGATGTTGACCAAAAAAGGGCCAATTTTTATGGGAGATACGACGGTGAATGAAGATCCAACTGCACAAGAATTGGCCGACATTACGCTGTTACTGGATAAAGCCGTAAAGCGCATGAATATCCAACCACGTATCGCTTTATTGTCGTATTCTAACTTTGGCTCGAGTGAAGGAAAAACGCCTACAAAAGTGAGAGCTGCAGCACAGATTCTACACGATCAGTATCCTGATATCATTGCTGAGGGTGATTTACAAGCAAACTTCGCGTTAAATAGTGAAATGCTGACAGCAAACTTCCCGTTCAGCTATTTAAATGGGAAATCAGCAAATACACTTGTGTTCCCTAATCTAGAATCGGGCAATATTGCGTATAAATTATTGCAAGAAGTTGGTGAAGCGGAAGCTGTAGGCCCGATTCTTTTGGGTATGAACAAACCAATCCACGTATTACAATTGGATAGCTCTGTACGCGAAATCGTCAATATGGTCACCATTGCCGTCGTAGACGTACAGACACATCTTAAAAATTTATAGAATAGCTTAAAATCTTCCTATATTCGTATACTATGTACGAATATTTCAATGGAAAATTAACATATAAAGCCCCCACTCACGTTGTTATCGATGTGAGTGGGATTGGTTATTATGTCCACATCTCTCTTTATACCTTTTCTCAAATCAAAGATCAGGAAAACTGCAAATTATTCATTTCACTTCAAGTTCGGGAAGATTCTCATACACTTTATGGCTTTGCAACTGAAGGTGAGAAAAAACTATTTGAAAATTTGATCTCTGTTTCCGGTATTGGTCCCAATACAGGCCGTATGATCCTCTCGTCAAACACACCGGATGAGATCCAGTCTGCCATTGTTAATGGGCAGGTCGCACTGATTCAAAAGATTAAGGGAATTGGTCCTAAGACAGCACAACGTCTTATCTTGGAACTTCAGGATAAATTAAAGAAACAGGGATTCGAAGCTTTGGCAACATCTATTCAGTCCCAATCCATACCGGACGAAGCGCTATCCGCACTTGTTATGCTCGGGTTCAACAAAGCCGCGGCAGAGAAAGTATTAAATACCATTCTAAAAACAGACAGCAATCTTTCTGTAGAGGATATGATCAAATTAGCACTGAAACGACTTTAAACAATGGAATTTTGCGTTCAAGGACAAGAAATATTAACATTTGCCTGATGCGAAAGCGCTAATATTCTCTTAACTTTGAACAGCGTATTAGTGCTTTTTCATTTCATGCAGGTTGAGACATGACATGTACTGTAGCTTTCTGGGCAAGCAAAGCATGTTTGGAAGTATAGTCCTCATAGCAAATGCATGATTATTTTTTTACACAGATTTTTATGGCAGAGGATTTACAAATAGCTAAAGGTAGCAAAGAAGAACAATATCAAAATTTACTTCCTCAGATTGAAGGATTATTGACTGGCGAATCCAATCAAATCGCCAATCTGGCCAACATAGCCGCCGCGCTGAAGGAACAGTTCAATTTTTTCTGGGTTGGATTCTATCTTATAGATGCAGATGAGCTGGTATTAGGTCCATTTCAGGGACCCGTTGCATGCACGCGTATCAAGAAAGGTCGTGGTGTGTGCGGGGGAGCTTGGGCACAAGAAAAAACATTGATTGTTCCTGATGTGGAGCAATTTCCGGGACACATTGCCTGTAGCTCACTATCGCGATCCGAAATCGTGCTACCCGTTTTTAAACAGGGACAGATTATCGGTGTGCTGGACGTTGACAGCAGTGAATTAAATAGTTTTGATGAAGTCGATAAGAAATATCTCACGCAGATTCTCGAACTTTTAGACAGTAAATAGATAAACGCCACAACCAACGAATGAAATAGCATAAGTATCGGAGTAGATTTGAAAAACAAACCGTATACTTACGCTATTTTTTTACAATTTAAGCAATCGACACCTGTTAATAAAAAAAAACATCTGATCGATACCTAAAAACCAAATCCGAGCTGTAAAGTAAAACGGTGCAGGTCATATTTTTTATCTATTTGTGTTCTTCCATACCAGATATCAATTTCTGGTAAGCTTGCTGAGGGTTGTGTATACGTGTCCTTTCGGCTATAGTGTTGATACCGATATCCTGTTGCCAATGACCAATATTTCGCCGAATTATTAAATTTAAAGCGCCAACCCAGCTGTGGGTTTATCAGCAAGCCGCCCTGATATTCATATTTTAAATTGTTCTCGACTGCATTTTTATTCAAGGAAGTAAAACTATAGCCTAAATCCAATCCTGCGAAAAAACTACGCTTTCTGTCAGGAAATTCTACATAATTTACTTTGGCTGAGAGTGGTAAAAACCATTTTGATCCTTCATTGTTTACAGGATACCTATCCACCCCTGTATTTAAACCCAGAGCGATATTTTCATGGAGCTGCACCCCATGGAATGTATGTAGGCCAAATCCAGATTCGAGAAAAGCAGGGCCATAAGTAATAACCGAAAATTCATTATGATTTGTATATTTTTTTGTTTGGGCATCAACAGTTAAATACCCGAGAAGAGCCAAAATGGCAATCGAAAGTCTTTTCATATCAGAATAATGAAGCTCTTGAAATCGTTTTTTATTTGGAACCAATAATAGGAATAATGCTCAATTCCTTCAGTTTGGCTTTATTGCTATAATCATATTGATGTACACCTTTTTCTGCAACAACGATTAGTGATTTTGATCCGGCGATCACATCTATGCTCGTCAGTTCTTTTTTAGTTTCGAGAAGCTTATTGCCTATTTGGCTGACATCACTGGCATCGAATGACTTCAATCCGAATTTTCCTTCACAAACATATAAGGTTTGGTCTGAGAGCGCCAAGCCATGGGGATTCTCCAACGTGAAGGTATTTTTTAACATCGGTTTTGTCAGGTCTTGGATGTCGATAACTTCCAATAGATTCTGCTGTCCACCACATACTACGCCAGCCCGCAAAGTTACAAAGGCATATTTCTCGTTAACTACCACAGGATCACAAGCACGAATATGCGAATAACGCGACAGCTCTACGGGAGCCGATGCTGTGGTGATATCATAAATCACCATGCCTGTATTGGACCCTATAAATAGGCTGTTTTTAAAAGGAAAAATTGTTTCGATACCAGGGCCTATCTTTATGTCCTTTACATAGGCAGGTTGACTTGCATTCTGTACATTAAAAAGGTGTAATGTCGTTTGATCTACAGCATATAAATGTTTATTAGCAATGGTAAATCGCGCCATAGATCCGCCCTGCCCCGATCCCGAATTGGTCTCGTAATAAACATTATCTTTTCGGTCATAGGGTGAATATTTATCTTTTTGGCTATAGCTTACAAGACTATCTCGGTATCCTGTAATGATGCGATCTGTAGTATTATTGATGTAATCCATTTCAAGCAAGACCTTAAACACATCCTTATTTCGTGTCAATAACTTGGGTGACGCTGGATTTTCCAGATCGAAGGTCAACAGATCTGTAAAACTATCAGCATACAGCTTTCCATCCAGAACCGCAAGATCCACATTTCCAGGAATACTTAAGAACGCCACCGCCAGAGGTTTTGACGGATCTACATTATTAAAGATATGGATACCTTTCCCTGGTTCATTGATTAACAAATAATCTTGATAAAGATAGATCTTTCCAGCTTGAACAATAGCGGTAGGGCCGCTTACGGGATTCGCTTTAGCCCGTATACTTTCCATTGTTTCAAATATTGGCACGCGAGCCAGATACATTCCCT
The genomic region above belongs to Sphingobacterium zeae and contains:
- the dacB gene encoding D-alanyl-D-alanine carboxypeptidase/D-alanyl-D-alanine endopeptidase, encoding MNQFVLSTIAFSTYALTTVTTPLFAQDLRSKVQDAFTQFQNQESLRNGLSSLIVFDGKTGQTVFAANENIGLATASTMKVITSATALDFLGKNFQFKTTLYYTGEIDENGVLNGNIIVTGTGDPTLGSARYPETQATTILNKWLAAIQNACIKSINGAIIADDRLYNGNQLPGGWIWTDMGNYYGAGISSLNWCENAFGVNFSPSNKIGAKAEILSYTKHVPYLEIINETTTGKAGSGDNVYAYAAPYSTKIFVRGTYGQDLKKTIELSSPDPAYDLAYQLNEVLSNNGIPASELPATGTKMDSVDVSKKQTLDIHLSPTLDKIVYWFNQKSINLYGEALLKAIAYTTAGKTGTDEGAYYIQKYWNAKLGIKSSELNNMDGSGLSPQNRVTTSAMNKIMQYAQKQSWYPAFYESLPTYNNMKMKSGTIGGVLGYTGVHTNKSGQSFTYTLLVNNYSGSASVMRQQMFKLLDVLK
- a CDS encoding NADP-dependent malic enzyme; the encoded protein is MSNTNRKQAALNYHSMGRPGKIAVVPTKPTNSQRDLSLAYSPGVAEPCLAIAENKEDAYKYTAKGNLVAVISNGTAVLGLGDIGAQAGKPVMEGKGLLFKIFADIDVFDIEVDTKNVDEFVNIVKALEPTFGGINLEDIKAPECFEIERRLKEEMNIPVMHDDQHGTAIISGAALINACEIIGKDISKVKIVVNGAGAAAMSCTAMYISVGASKENIVMLDSKGVIRKDRENLDGMKAQYATDRDIRTLADAVKDSDVFIGLSAADVMSAEMLLSMAPNPIVLAMANPNPEIAYDLAMATRNDIIMGTGRSDYPNQVNNVLGFPYIFRGALDVRATSINEEMKIAAVRAIADLAKQPVPEEVNQAYNTNNLKFSEEYIIPKPTDPRLITEVSMAVAKAAIASGVAKTVIEDWDQYSDALRKRLGKDDAIMRNLTMAAKRDPKRVVFAEADNYKTLRAAQIVKEEGIAVPILLGRKDKIERLIKEYAFELDGLEIIDPVAEVDGETERSKKFIEHLYIKRQRRGISKYDARKLMYDRNYFGASLVEFGEADTLISGMTKNYANTIRPALHVIGAKPGSRVAGMYMMLTKKGPIFMGDTTVNEDPTAQELADITLLLDKAVKRMNIQPRIALLSYSNFGSSEGKTPTKVRAAAQILHDQYPDIIAEGDLQANFALNSEMLTANFPFSYLNGKSANTLVFPNLESGNIAYKLLQEVGEAEAVGPILLGMNKPIHVLQLDSSVREIVNMVTIAVVDVQTHLKNL
- a CDS encoding aminopeptidase P family protein; amino-acid sequence: MKHIEKLAAIREAMKVQGIDGYIIPSSDPHISEYLPERYKCIAWASGFTGSAGTLAITQDFAGLWTDSRYFVQAAEQLAGTGFELVKLKAQGAAEYADWLGEQLGAGAKVAFDGNLASLLVAQSVQHTLEPLEITVDGHVDLLSSLWEGRPALPKAQAYLLDENITGQSTVSKIEAVRAEMKKNRTEAHLISSLDDLAWLLNIRGQDVPCNPVVLGFVLITTEDTILYIEPSKLSAQATEQLKGYGVRVAPYEDVFKAISALDVASILIDPKRTCFAVFDSVPKQVKIVEKTNPSTSLKAIKNTVEIENNRHTFVKDGVALTRFFKWLEENVSSGELSELSIADKLRELRESQEGFVDVSFTTIAGYLDHGALPHYSANEKSNYILQPKGLLLVDSGGQYQTGTTDITRVVTLGAATQEEKGDYTLVLKGTIEGSQAIFPTGTRGYQIDAITRRPLWETLRNYGHGTGHGVGFFLNVHEGPQVFNPAAIDVAVEPGMITSIEPGLYRVGKHGIRIENLVLTRKAGSSEFGDFLDFETLTICYIATDLIEKSLLDKKHIAWLNNYNQWVFDQLSTHLNAEEKNWLADKCQAI
- the ruvA gene encoding Holliday junction branch migration protein RuvA yields the protein MYEYFNGKLTYKAPTHVVIDVSGIGYYVHISLYTFSQIKDQENCKLFISLQVREDSHTLYGFATEGEKKLFENLISVSGIGPNTGRMILSSNTPDEIQSAIVNGQVALIQKIKGIGPKTAQRLILELQDKLKKQGFEALATSIQSQSIPDEALSALVMLGFNKAAAEKVLNTILKTDSNLSVEDMIKLALKRL
- a CDS encoding alkaline phosphatase; translated protein: MVKNTKFMWLLFAGLSIQSVSAQQKLTANAGHSHNDYKQQIPLLEAYYAGMGSIEADVFYRDGELYVAHESSEIKAGKTLKKLYIDPLVTFFKENGNRPYAKPEQTLQLVIDIKENYEQVLAKLLADLKGNESIFDQQKNPSAIKIVVSGEIPPPEKFDNYPSMIYFDGRPEKDYTPAQLKHIGMISQDIKQYSVWNGKGTPTPPDLEKMKSVIDKAHKLGKPFRFWATKDSPNSWKELGHMGVDWINTDHPTALKSFYLNSAKVEYANPNAYVPYQPTYKNDGATSKVKNVILLIGDGMGLAQIQAGLSANFGQSNIINMKHIGLSRTEASNSDFTDSAAGGTALATGHKTNNRYIGVDANGQPISSIPDTLAQHGIKSGIISAGDITDATPAAFYAHQIDRTMSEEIAADFKNSHVDILVGSRRESFIKNKDNTLMKQLAAKGYQLQQNLDDFEKATSGKQLVLLADSATRRILDGRGEMLKTSLSKTIELLSKNDKGFFIMAEGAQIDYGAHANDLPYVVTEQHDFDRLVGEALKFADQDGETLVIVTADHETGGLSLLDANYKKGTIRGNFSSDDHTNIMVPVFAYGPGAQHFIGIYNNTAVFKKIIQAYQLK
- a CDS encoding GAF domain-containing protein — its product is MAEDLQIAKGSKEEQYQNLLPQIEGLLTGESNQIANLANIAAALKEQFNFFWVGFYLIDADELVLGPFQGPVACTRIKKGRGVCGGAWAQEKTLIVPDVEQFPGHIACSSLSRSEIVLPVFKQGQIIGVLDVDSSELNSFDEVDKKYLTQILELLDSK
- a CDS encoding LVIVD repeat-containing protein yields the protein MKRIWIILLSCIALASCDKIESKGMYLARVPIFETMESIRAKANPVSGPTAIVQAGKIYLYQDYLLINEPGKGIHIFNNVDPSKPLAVAFLSIPGNVDLAVLDGKLYADSFTDLLTFDLENPASPKLLTRNKDVFKVLLEMDYINNTTDRIITGYRDSLVSYSQKDKYSPYDRKDNVYYETNSGSGQGGSMARFTIANKHLYAVDQTTLHLFNVQNASQPAYVKDIKIGPGIETIFPFKNSLFIGSNTGMVIYDITTASAPVELSRYSHIRACDPVVVNEKYAFVTLRAGVVCGGQQNLLEVIDIQDLTKPMLKNTFTLENPHGLALSDQTLYVCEGKFGLKSFDASDVSQIGNKLLETKKELTSIDVIAGSKSLIVVAEKGVHQYDYSNKAKLKELSIIPIIGSK